The Synergistetes bacterium HGW-Synergistetes-1 genome has a window encoding:
- a CDS encoding AcrB/AcrD/AcrF family protein: MKIIEVSLRRPVTVLICTIALIVFGTYSYMNMGVERMPNVEFPIVVVRTIMEGASPAIIDNDVTDVLEARINTIEGIKNLSSSSYEGRSIIVIEFDLDRDVDDAAADVRGKVSMAASSLPDDAEAPQVDKYDPSDRPIMNVAVKNDGRTDMKTLARYVDKVVTERLQTVKGVGGVQLAGFRDREIRIWINTDSLEAYDLTTKEIKSAIYSKHVELPAGRIETATKEYGIRLEGEYSSVSELEYLPIAVRNGAVIRLRDVARIEDGLEDKRSGAIYEGRPTVMVQIRKQKGANEVLLSRMVNERIKELNLTAPPGTSLAVVQDNAKFIMRSMSGVFWDIVVSIILTSIIMFVFLKTIRATIVAVITIPVCLLGSLSVLYWMGITINNMSMMGLSLAVGMVVDATTVVMENITRHRDMGKTPYRAAQDGGGEVAFAVLAGAATTLAVFVPVAFMGGIMGRFFNSFGVTVATTITISLIISLTLTPYLCSRILGKKIEGPVQKKLEKPFVWIEGKYSGVLKYAVTHRKFVMISALALFLLGIGFASILGTEFFPSEDQGRLRVQIELPADSSLEMTESVVKDMVKIIQEDEMVAYTYGIVGSGGGEEVYKASINMELIDRGSRPAANVIMKRLRGKLSVFRDVDIKMGTWGGSDITLVIQGPTSEALAEIGELIKKDLAENARGLVDITTDLQMNKPRINLALNRALADDLNINIRELSDELMTWFGGDRAGSFNQDGYRYDIRVRSEVSGRDDPEKLKNTLVRTNDGQLIRAEGLITSSIGMSPNVIKRYNRQRSLQLGANVEGVSPGEGILIMEEVFRKYAPQDGTFTITPSGDSEYMKESFYYMSIALIFAIILVYMVMAIQFESFIHPFTVMFSLPLMTAGSFGLLALAGLRISVMSFMGIILLVGVVVNNAILLVDFINQLRAKGMNKIEAVLEAGPLRLRAILMTTVSTMFGSLPIALALSEGGETRQPMSVAVIGGLFTSTMLTLIVIPVVYLLLDDIKDKASAAINRYRAYRRFNRTAQSRVLNSK, encoded by the coding sequence ATGAAAATTATCGAAGTATCTCTTCGAAGACCTGTTACGGTCCTCATATGCACAATAGCTCTGATCGTTTTTGGCACCTATTCATACATGAATATGGGCGTAGAACGAATGCCGAACGTCGAATTCCCGATCGTTGTTGTAAGGACGATAATGGAGGGCGCAAGTCCTGCTATTATTGATAACGATGTTACAGACGTGCTGGAGGCAAGGATAAATACTATCGAGGGCATCAAAAACCTGAGTTCGAGCAGCTACGAAGGACGTTCGATAATCGTCATAGAATTCGACTTGGACAGGGACGTGGACGATGCCGCAGCTGATGTTCGCGGAAAAGTCAGCATGGCAGCCAGCAGTCTTCCTGATGACGCGGAGGCTCCGCAGGTTGATAAATACGACCCGTCTGACAGGCCGATAATGAACGTGGCAGTCAAAAACGACGGCAGGACGGACATGAAGACGCTTGCCCGGTACGTTGATAAGGTAGTCACGGAACGCCTGCAGACTGTAAAGGGTGTCGGCGGTGTCCAGCTTGCCGGTTTCCGAGACAGGGAGATAAGGATATGGATAAATACTGACAGTCTGGAGGCCTACGACCTCACCACAAAAGAAATCAAATCTGCGATCTACTCTAAGCATGTTGAACTTCCCGCCGGCAGGATAGAGACCGCGACCAAAGAATACGGAATCAGGCTTGAAGGGGAGTATTCGTCTGTCTCTGAGCTTGAGTATCTCCCTATAGCAGTAAGGAACGGCGCTGTCATTAGACTGAGGGACGTGGCAAGGATCGAAGACGGCCTTGAGGACAAACGAAGCGGAGCCATTTATGAGGGCAGACCTACTGTGATGGTACAGATCCGCAAGCAAAAGGGCGCCAACGAGGTCCTTCTATCGCGCATGGTCAACGAAAGGATAAAGGAACTCAACCTGACCGCTCCTCCCGGAACGAGCCTTGCCGTCGTGCAGGACAATGCTAAATTCATAATGCGCTCGATGAGCGGAGTTTTCTGGGATATCGTGGTATCGATCATTCTCACATCAATAATAATGTTCGTCTTCCTGAAAACAATAAGGGCAACGATAGTTGCTGTCATCACTATACCTGTCTGCCTTCTAGGAAGCCTCTCCGTGCTTTACTGGATGGGCATAACGATAAACAACATGTCCATGATGGGACTCTCTTTGGCTGTCGGTATGGTCGTTGATGCTACTACTGTTGTCATGGAAAACATAACGAGGCACCGTGACATGGGCAAGACTCCATACAGAGCGGCGCAGGACGGAGGAGGAGAGGTCGCTTTCGCAGTACTGGCAGGAGCAGCGACAACTCTTGCAGTATTCGTCCCCGTAGCCTTCATGGGCGGCATAATGGGACGTTTTTTCAACTCTTTCGGCGTTACTGTCGCTACAACTATAACCATATCACTGATAATATCGCTTACTCTTACCCCGTATCTCTGCTCAAGGATCCTCGGAAAGAAAATAGAAGGTCCTGTGCAGAAAAAGCTGGAAAAGCCGTTCGTATGGATAGAGGGGAAATACAGCGGGGTCTTAAAATATGCAGTAACACACCGTAAGTTTGTCATGATATCTGCGCTTGCCCTTTTCCTCCTCGGCATAGGTTTCGCATCGATCCTGGGGACAGAATTTTTCCCAAGCGAAGACCAGGGACGCCTTAGGGTCCAGATAGAACTTCCGGCTGATTCATCCCTTGAAATGACAGAAAGCGTCGTAAAAGACATGGTCAAGATCATTCAGGAGGACGAGATGGTAGCTTATACATACGGAATCGTAGGGAGCGGAGGCGGCGAAGAAGTCTACAAGGCCTCCATAAACATGGAACTGATAGACAGAGGCAGCAGGCCTGCTGCAAATGTAATAATGAAACGGCTGAGAGGCAAACTCTCTGTATTCCGAGATGTGGATATCAAAATGGGTACATGGGGCGGCTCTGACATCACGCTCGTCATTCAGGGACCAACAAGCGAGGCTCTGGCAGAAATTGGAGAGCTGATTAAAAAAGACCTGGCAGAAAACGCGAGGGGACTTGTCGATATAACGACGGACCTTCAGATGAACAAACCGAGGATAAACCTGGCACTGAACCGTGCTCTCGCAGATGACCTGAACATCAACATACGGGAACTCTCCGACGAGCTCATGACCTGGTTCGGGGGGGACAGAGCCGGTTCTTTCAACCAGGACGGATACAGGTATGACATACGCGTAAGGTCTGAAGTAAGCGGAAGGGACGATCCTGAAAAACTGAAAAATACGCTTGTAAGGACAAACGATGGGCAGCTGATAAGGGCAGAAGGGCTTATAACCAGCTCTATCGGGATGTCGCCAAACGTCATAAAAAGATACAACAGGCAGAGGTCGCTGCAGCTCGGCGCCAATGTCGAAGGCGTCTCACCCGGCGAAGGCATCCTGATCATGGAGGAAGTATTCAGGAAATACGCTCCTCAGGACGGCACATTTACTATCACACCATCAGGAGATTCGGAATATATGAAGGAGAGCTTCTACTATATGTCCATTGCACTGATATTTGCCATAATCCTTGTCTACATGGTAATGGCCATACAGTTCGAATCCTTTATCCATCCGTTCACAGTCATGTTCTCTCTTCCCCTGATGACCGCGGGGTCCTTCGGACTCCTGGCACTGGCGGGGCTCAGGATAAGCGTGATGAGCTTCATGGGGATAATCCTGCTTGTTGGGGTCGTAGTAAATAACGCCATACTGCTGGTCGATTTTATAAATCAGCTAAGAGCAAAAGGGATGAATAAGATTGAGGCAGTGCTGGAAGCAGGACCTCTCCGTCTCAGGGCTATCCTGATGACCACAGTTTCAACGATGTTCGGTTCCCTGCCTATAGCGCTGGCTCTGAGCGAGGGTGGAGAGACACGGCAGCCTATGTCGGTGGCAGTTATCGGGGGCCTTTTTACCTCTACTATGCTGACACTCATTGTTATCCCTGTTGTATACCTCCTGCTCGATGACATAAAAGACAAAGCAAGTGCTGCAATAAACAGATACCGCGCTTACAGACGCTTCAACAGAACTGCTCAGTCAAGGGTGCTTAACTCCAAATAG
- a CDS encoding 2,3-diphosphoglycerate-dependent phosphoglycerate mutase encodes MYRIVLLRHGESEWNKENRFTGWTDVPLSEKGLLEAQSAGKVMKEKGFVFDKAYTSVLKRAIKTLWCVLEEMDLMWIPVENSWKLNERHYGGLQGLNKSETAAKYGDEQVKIWRRSYSTRPPLLEKTDERYPGKDPRYAGLAEDELPEGECLADTVARVVPYWKEAIAPDIRAGKRLVIAAHGNSLRALVKYLDGISEREILELNIPTGIPLVYELDEELKPLKHYYLGDEEAIAAAQAAVANQGKSK; translated from the coding sequence ATGTACAGGATAGTATTGCTCAGGCATGGGGAAAGTGAATGGAACAAAGAGAACAGATTCACCGGATGGACAGACGTCCCTCTTTCTGAAAAAGGACTTCTCGAAGCGCAGTCCGCAGGCAAAGTTATGAAGGAAAAGGGCTTCGTTTTTGACAAAGCATATACATCCGTCCTGAAAAGAGCCATAAAGACACTCTGGTGCGTACTTGAAGAGATGGACCTGATGTGGATCCCTGTAGAAAACTCGTGGAAGCTGAACGAACGTCACTACGGAGGACTGCAGGGGCTCAACAAGTCCGAGACTGCCGCGAAATACGGGGACGAACAGGTCAAGATATGGAGACGCAGTTACAGCACACGCCCGCCCCTTCTCGAAAAGACCGATGAACGTTACCCAGGAAAAGACCCCAGATACGCCGGGCTTGCCGAAGACGAACTCCCCGAAGGAGAGTGCCTGGCAGATACTGTCGCAAGGGTAGTCCCTTACTGGAAAGAGGCGATAGCGCCCGACATAAGGGCAGGCAAAAGGCTTGTGATAGCCGCGCACGGCAACAGCCTGAGGGCTCTGGTCAAGTATCTTGACGGCATATCGGAAAGAGAGATCCTGGAGCTTAACATACCTACCGGAATCCCCCTCGTCTATGAACTGGACGAAGAACTTAAGCCTCTAAAGCACTACTACCTTGGCGATGAGGAAGCGATAGCAGCTGCCCAGGCGGCAGTGGCGAACCAAGGCAAGAGCAAATAA
- a CDS encoding arginase produces the protein MAYILEKTDRDLFYSRNDPKDRRLGELVHRGKMLSVRDSDVVIIGVPEDRGILANKGRAGAAKGPDDVRRRLYKLTPGFNMDLDRIKVIDAGNVSTKGLTLEEVHLALQEAVADAVSRGGIPLVIGGGHDLTYPGLAGLVQGAGLKKDSLGLINVDAHLDVRTDENGINSGTSFYRALTQLKNKALLGSAFVEFGIQEPYNSPYYYNWVKKQGGSVFTLKEVSERVMESFIQALSMVSKKGHIVAISLDIDAVRSTEAPGASASNPSGLKAPELDKIAYLAGRSPQIRYLDIMEVSPPLDQDHRTASLAASSIFWFLRGLSER, from the coding sequence ATGGCGTACATTCTCGAAAAGACAGACAGGGACCTTTTTTACAGCAGGAACGACCCAAAGGACAGAAGACTCGGGGAACTTGTCCATAGGGGAAAAATGTTGTCAGTCCGGGATTCTGATGTGGTGATCATCGGCGTGCCCGAAGACAGGGGCATACTTGCAAACAAAGGGCGTGCAGGTGCCGCGAAGGGCCCCGATGACGTCAGGCGCCGCCTTTATAAACTTACACCCGGGTTCAACATGGATCTTGACAGGATAAAGGTCATTGATGCCGGCAACGTATCTACAAAGGGACTTACACTGGAAGAGGTGCATCTTGCACTGCAGGAAGCTGTAGCTGACGCTGTCTCGCGAGGAGGCATTCCGCTGGTGATAGGCGGCGGACACGACCTTACTTACCCCGGCCTTGCGGGGCTGGTCCAAGGAGCAGGACTCAAAAAAGATTCACTTGGACTGATCAACGTCGATGCACACCTTGATGTGAGAACTGATGAAAACGGGATAAACAGCGGAACATCCTTCTACCGTGCACTTACACAGCTTAAAAACAAGGCACTTTTGGGAAGCGCCTTCGTAGAGTTCGGCATTCAGGAACCATACAACTCACCATATTACTACAATTGGGTGAAGAAGCAGGGAGGAAGCGTCTTTACACTCAAAGAGGTCTCCGAACGCGTGATGGAATCCTTTATCCAGGCACTGAGCATGGTCAGCAAGAAGGGACACATAGTTGCCATCTCCCTTGACATAGACGCAGTACGCAGCACTGAAGCACCGGGGGCATCCGCGAGCAACCCGAGCGGACTGAAGGCGCCTGAGCTGGACAAAATAGCCTACCTCGCGGGAAGGAGCCCTCAGATACGATACCTGGACATAATGGAGGTCTCTCCGCCCCTAGACCAGGACCACCGTACCGCATCACTTGCAGCCTCATCCATTTTTTGGTTTTTAAGGGGCCTGTCCGAGAGATAA
- a CDS encoding 4Fe-4S ferredoxin, producing MAILVKKRKKAKVLRENCVACGACVNVCPVSAISIYKGIWADVAPEKCIGCSKCEKICPPSAITMEVPE from the coding sequence GTGGCGATATTAGTCAAAAAAAGAAAAAAGGCAAAAGTATTGAGAGAAAATTGCGTGGCCTGCGGCGCCTGTGTCAATGTATGTCCGGTCAGCGCAATTTCCATTTATAAGGGAATATGGGCTGATGTGGCCCCAGAAAAGTGCATCGGATGTTCTAAATGTGAAAAGATCTGCCCACCCTCTGCAATAACGATGGAGGTCCCGGAATGA
- a CDS encoding Crp/Fnr family transcriptional regulator: MSDLEKEALMDNISDIKYEKGTCLSGSDDSCAGVFLIRSGTLRVYMLSEDGKDLTLFRLNPGERCILSASCVLKLIRFEVLIEAETECRILVVNANFFSDLAARNVWVENFSYKVAAERFSDVMEAIQRIFFLSVDKRLANFLLEEMERNNCDVIPVTHEQIARYIGSAREVVSRTLKSFYVLGAVELSRKGIKIVDRKLLQSMSK, from the coding sequence ATGAGTGACCTCGAAAAGGAGGCTCTCATGGACAATATCTCCGACATAAAATACGAAAAGGGGACCTGCCTTAGCGGAAGTGATGATTCCTGCGCAGGAGTCTTCCTTATAAGGTCAGGGACGCTTAGGGTCTACATGCTTTCGGAAGATGGCAAGGACCTGACGCTTTTCCGCCTCAATCCCGGAGAGCGATGCATCCTGTCCGCGTCATGCGTACTGAAGCTGATCCGTTTCGAAGTATTGATCGAGGCTGAGACAGAGTGCAGGATACTTGTCGTCAACGCAAATTTCTTCTCCGATCTGGCAGCAAGAAATGTATGGGTGGAAAATTTCTCATATAAAGTCGCAGCTGAACGTTTCTCCGATGTAATGGAAGCCATACAGAGGATCTTCTTCCTGAGCGTGGACAAGAGGCTTGCAAACTTCCTTCTTGAGGAGATGGAGAGGAATAATTGTGATGTGATCCCTGTCACTCACGAACAGATAGCAAGATATATAGGAAGCGCCCGTGAGGTAGTATCAAGGACTCTTAAATCATTTTACGTCCTTGGGGCAGTGGAACTCTCCCGAAAAGGCATAAAGATCGTTGACAGGAAACTCCTCCAAAGCATGAGTAAATAA
- a CDS encoding amidohydrolase — MKGGMIETMIIDFHAHIFPDGFADRAMTVLSKNAQVGYSAPATLNGLISTMDECGVDRSVVLNIVTKESQHENVLRFAKETDSERVISFGSVLPSSVYALEYVWKISDEELRGIKFHPALQRIYPDDEKYFPIYDLARALNLIVVFHVGFDPSFPGELNASPESMVKIARNFPGLRIVAAHLGGLKMAEDVLEAVAGQADIYMDTAYCAEPWLDKGLLKEIIRTHGSERILFGSDYPWHLPSQEISLIRSLDISEEEKEMILGENARRLLGI, encoded by the coding sequence ATGAAAGGCGGCATGATAGAGACCATGATCATAGATTTCCATGCACACATTTTTCCTGATGGTTTCGCGGACCGCGCAATGACCGTTTTGTCCAAGAACGCACAGGTGGGGTATTCTGCTCCCGCGACTCTGAATGGACTGATCTCAACAATGGATGAGTGCGGAGTGGACAGGTCTGTCGTACTCAACATCGTAACCAAAGAGAGCCAGCATGAGAATGTCCTCCGCTTTGCAAAGGAGACTGATTCCGAGAGGGTAATATCCTTCGGCTCCGTTCTGCCAAGCTCGGTATACGCACTTGAGTATGTCTGGAAGATCTCTGACGAAGAGCTCAGGGGGATAAAGTTCCATCCTGCACTCCAGCGGATATATCCTGACGATGAGAAGTACTTTCCAATTTACGACCTGGCACGGGCGCTGAACCTGATCGTTGTTTTTCACGTCGGTTTCGACCCCTCGTTTCCCGGCGAACTGAACGCTTCGCCCGAGTCGATGGTAAAGATAGCAAGGAATTTTCCAGGACTCAGGATTGTCGCAGCACATCTGGGCGGACTGAAGATGGCTGAAGATGTTCTTGAAGCAGTGGCAGGACAGGCGGACATTTACATGGATACGGCTTACTGCGCGGAGCCCTGGCTTGACAAGGGACTTCTCAAAGAGATCATAAGAACGCACGGATCCGAGAGGATACTCTTCGGGAGCGATTATCCGTGGCATCTGCCTTCTCAGGAAATATCACTGATAAGATCACTTGATATATCGGAAGAGGAGAAAGAGATGATACTTGGAGAAAACGCCAGACGGCTGCTGGGAATATGA